A single region of the Oncorhynchus tshawytscha isolate Ot180627B unplaced genomic scaffold, Otsh_v2.0 Un_contig_19123_pilon_pilon, whole genome shotgun sequence genome encodes:
- the LOC112240169 gene encoding N-acetylaspartate synthetase-like isoform X1 — translation MEDNNNQVKRKCHQKGNNGFRTDRVVVRKFESADYPDVERIFIDGLMEMVPDTAFRGLKHHPESLLLYAAMTIVCFIATKSFLLTCLVPLAVLCARCYYSRRVALGYLERAKLTDMGDIEGHYMKTPDSCLWVAVLEGSVVGLVAACALRGEAGTVELHRMSVDRRCRQRGVGVALGRKVLQYAADRGYLSVVLGTTAYSPAAHQLYQTLGFRCVGVTKGYATPGVSWSVPEQLFYRVSHHHYRKDMTVHNTNTHSQQ, via the exons ATGGAAGACAACAACAACCAAGTGAAGAGAAAGTGCCATCAGAAAGGGAATAATGGATTTAGAACGGACCGTGTGGTTGTGCGTAAATTCGAAAGCGCTGACTATCCGGACGTCGAGCGCATATTCATTGACGGGCTGATGGAGATGGTTCCGGATACCGCGTTTAGAGGGTTAAAACATCACCCTGAGAGCCTGCTCCTGTACGCCGCTATGACAA TTGTTTGTTTTATTGCGACCAAGTCGTTCTTGCTGACTTGTTTGGTGCCTCTCGCTGTCCTGTGCGCGCGCTGCTACTACAGCAGGAGAGTTGCCCTTGGTTACCTGGAGCGCGCCAAACTCACGGATATGGGCGACATCGAGGGACATTACATGAAAACTCCAG ACTCCTGTCTGTGGGTTGCAGTGCTGGAGGGCAGTGTGGTGGGTTTAGTGGCGGCCTGTGCCCTGCGGGGGGAAGCTGGCACTGTGGAGCTGCATCGCATGTCGGTGGACCGGCGCTGTCGGCAACGTGGGGTTGGCGTTGCCCTCGGGCGGAAGGTTCTACAATATGCAGCGGACCGTGGCTACCTCTCTGTCGTCTTGGGAACCACGGCCTACTCGCCGGCTGCTCACCAGCTATACCAGACTCTGGGGTTCCGATGTGTCGGCGTCACCAAGGGATACGCCACGCCTGGCGTGAGCTGGTCAGTACCGGAGCAGCTCTTCTACCGGGTCAGTCATCACCACTACCGGAAGGACATGACCGTTCACAATACTAACACTCACAGCCAGCAGTGA
- the LOC112240169 gene encoding N-acetylaspartate synthetase-like isoform X2, whose protein sequence is MGDIEGHYMKTPDSCLWVAVLEGSVVGLVAACALRGEAGTVELHRMSVDRRCRQRGVGVALGRKVLQYAADRGYLSVVLGTTAYSPAAHQLYQTLGFRCVGVTKGYATPGVSWSVPEQLFYRVSHHHYRKDMTVHNTNTHSQQ, encoded by the exons ATGGGCGACATCGAGGGACATTACATGAAAACTCCAG ACTCCTGTCTGTGGGTTGCAGTGCTGGAGGGCAGTGTGGTGGGTTTAGTGGCGGCCTGTGCCCTGCGGGGGGAAGCTGGCACTGTGGAGCTGCATCGCATGTCGGTGGACCGGCGCTGTCGGCAACGTGGGGTTGGCGTTGCCCTCGGGCGGAAGGTTCTACAATATGCAGCGGACCGTGGCTACCTCTCTGTCGTCTTGGGAACCACGGCCTACTCGCCGGCTGCTCACCAGCTATACCAGACTCTGGGGTTCCGATGTGTCGGCGTCACCAAGGGATACGCCACGCCTGGCGTGAGCTGGTCAGTACCGGAGCAGCTCTTCTACCGGGTCAGTCATCACCACTACCGGAAGGACATGACCGTTCACAATACTAACACTCACAGCCAGCAGTGA